In a genomic window of Glycine max cultivar Williams 82 chromosome 13, Glycine_max_v4.0, whole genome shotgun sequence:
- the BES1-9 gene encoding BES1/BZR1 homolog protein 4 isoform X1 translates to MTSVARQPTWKERENNKRRERRRRAIAAKIFSGLRMYGNYKLPKHCDNNEVLKALCNEAGWTVEADGTTYRKGCKPPVERMDIVGGSAAASPCSSYHPSPCASYNPSPGSSCLPSPRASPFPPNPNADGNSLIPWLKNLSSGSSSASSSKLPQLYIPNGSISAPVTPPISSPSSRKPQIRADWEDQSNCPTAWGGPAYTFVPSSTPPSPGRQVAETDWFSKIRIPQGGLAPTSPTFSLVSSNPFGLKEDAMVGSGSRMWTTPGASGTCSPAVAAGSENTSDIPMAEAVSDEFAFGSSSSGLVNAWKGERIHEASFGTDDLELTLGSSKTRLLHK, encoded by the exons ATGACGTCCGTCGCGAGGCAGCCAACGTGGAAGGAGCGGGAGAACAACAAGAGGCGAGAGAGGAGGAGGAGAGCCATCGCGGCGAAGATCTTCTCCGGCCTGCGAATGTACGGCAACTACAAGCTCCCCAAACACTGCGACAACAACGAAGTTCTCAAGGCTCTCTGCAACGAAGCCGGCTGGACCGTAGAAGCCGATGGCACCACCTATCGCAAG gGATGCAAGCCTCCTGTTGAACGCATGGACATAGTAGGTGGTTCTGCAGCAGCAAGCCCATGCTCATCTTACCATCCAAGTCCCTGTGCTTCCTACAACCCTAGTCCAGGCTCTTCTTGCTTACCGAGCCCTCGCGCATCCCCCTTTCCTCCAAACCCAAATGCTGATGGCAATTCTCTCATTCCATGGCTCAAAAACCTTTCATCAGGATCATCATCGGCATCCTCTTCCAAGCTTCCGCAGCTGTACATTCCGAATGGCTCCATCAGTGCTCCAGTCACTCCTCCAATCAGCTCTCCATCATCCCGAAAGCCCCAGATCAGAGCTGATTGGGAGGATCAGTCCAATTGTCCGACAGCGTGGGGCGGACCGGCATACACCTTTGTGCCCTCTTCAACTCCTCCAAGCCCCGGCCGCCAGGTTGCCGAAACAGATTGGTTTTCCAAGATCAGGATTCCTCAGGGAGGACTAGCACCAACTTCTCCAACCTTCAGCCTGGTCTCTTCCAACCCATTTGGCCTCAAGGAAGATGCTATGGTTGGCAGCGGTTCCCGGATGTGGACGACACCAGGGGCAAGTGGAACATGTTCTCCAGCCGTAGCTGCAGGCTCCGAAAACACTTCTGACATTCCAATGGCTGAAGCAGTTTCAGATGAATTTGCCTTTGGAAGCAGCTCATCAGGTTTAGTGAATGCCTGGAAAGGAGAGAGGATCCATGAAGCTTCTTTTGGAACAGATGATCTTGAGCTCACTCTTGGGAGCTCCAAGACCAG GTTGCTCCATAAGTGA
- the BES1-9 gene encoding BES1/BZR1 homolog protein 4 isoform X2, whose translation MTSVARQPTWKERENNKRRERRRRAIAAKIFSGLRMYGNYKLPKHCDNNEVLKALCNEAGWTVEADGTTYRKGCKPPVERMDIVGGSAAASPCSSYHPSPCASYNPSPGSSCLPSPRASPFPPNPNADGNSLIPWLKNLSSGSSSASSSKLPQLYIPNGSISAPVTPPISSPSSRKPQIRADWEDQSNCPTAWGGPAYTFVPSSTPPSPGRQVAETDWFSKIRIPQGGLAPTSPTFSLVSSNPFGLKEDAMVGSGSRMWTTPGASGTCSPAVAAGSENTSDIPMAEAVSDEFAFGSSSSGLVNAWKGERIHEASFGTDDLELTLGSSKTR comes from the exons ATGACGTCCGTCGCGAGGCAGCCAACGTGGAAGGAGCGGGAGAACAACAAGAGGCGAGAGAGGAGGAGGAGAGCCATCGCGGCGAAGATCTTCTCCGGCCTGCGAATGTACGGCAACTACAAGCTCCCCAAACACTGCGACAACAACGAAGTTCTCAAGGCTCTCTGCAACGAAGCCGGCTGGACCGTAGAAGCCGATGGCACCACCTATCGCAAG gGATGCAAGCCTCCTGTTGAACGCATGGACATAGTAGGTGGTTCTGCAGCAGCAAGCCCATGCTCATCTTACCATCCAAGTCCCTGTGCTTCCTACAACCCTAGTCCAGGCTCTTCTTGCTTACCGAGCCCTCGCGCATCCCCCTTTCCTCCAAACCCAAATGCTGATGGCAATTCTCTCATTCCATGGCTCAAAAACCTTTCATCAGGATCATCATCGGCATCCTCTTCCAAGCTTCCGCAGCTGTACATTCCGAATGGCTCCATCAGTGCTCCAGTCACTCCTCCAATCAGCTCTCCATCATCCCGAAAGCCCCAGATCAGAGCTGATTGGGAGGATCAGTCCAATTGTCCGACAGCGTGGGGCGGACCGGCATACACCTTTGTGCCCTCTTCAACTCCTCCAAGCCCCGGCCGCCAGGTTGCCGAAACAGATTGGTTTTCCAAGATCAGGATTCCTCAGGGAGGACTAGCACCAACTTCTCCAACCTTCAGCCTGGTCTCTTCCAACCCATTTGGCCTCAAGGAAGATGCTATGGTTGGCAGCGGTTCCCGGATGTGGACGACACCAGGGGCAAGTGGAACATGTTCTCCAGCCGTAGCTGCAGGCTCCGAAAACACTTCTGACATTCCAATGGCTGAAGCAGTTTCAGATGAATTTGCCTTTGGAAGCAGCTCATCAGGTTTAGTGAATGCCTGGAAAGGAGAGAGGATCCATGAAGCTTCTTTTGGAACAGATGATCTTGAGCTCACTCTTGGGAGCTCCAAGACCAGGTAG